A region from the Vicia villosa cultivar HV-30 ecotype Madison, WI linkage group LG3, Vvil1.0, whole genome shotgun sequence genome encodes:
- the LOC131659100 gene encoding uncharacterized protein LOC131659100: MAPEKMQPQDPLEEIDLGKEGDKRPTFISANIDPELRSQVILLLKEFKDCFAWDYNEMPGLSRELVELKLPIQAGKKPVKQTPLRFAPAIMSKIKEEVERHLKIKFIRTARYVEWLANIVPVVKKNGKLRVCIDFRDLNATTPNDEYAMSIAEMLIDSAAAGDFLGFVVHKKGIEVNQSKTKAIMDIKPASTKKELQSLIGKVNFLRRFISNLSGKTKAFSPLLRLKNEDFIWKSQHQEAFDRIKEYLTKPPVLAPLVRSRPMRLYIAASESTIGSMLVQENDNGVERLLYYLSRMLNDPETRYSDIEKRCLCLYFSCMKLKQYIKPVDVYVSLHSDIIKHMLSKPIFHSRIGKWALALTEYSLTYAPLKAMKGQVVADFLVDHSMVEVPQNNVDLAPWKLYFDGSSHKNGTGIGGIIISLDGIPAEFKYSIAGTCTNNEAEYEALITGLELLLELGARNVEIMGESELVVKQVSKDYKCVKENLIMQENQEANDLAQEASEYKRGGDEEPVQVREKIRATVLSPSDLSVIKLGVVDAENFEIFTVDNGQENDWRKPLVAYLRNPTRSTDRKIKYKALSFVLLENEIFKKTSEGVLLKCLGDSKAYLAVSNVHSGACGAHQAGHKMKWTLMRSEVYWPSMLKDCIEFAKGCQECQMHGGIQHVPASELHAIVKSWPFRGWALDVIGEIKSASSKQ, translated from the exons ATGGCGCCAGAGAAGATGCAACCACAAGATCCTTTGGAAGAAATCGATCTGGGCAAAGAGGGAGATAAGAGACCCACATTCATCAGCGCCAACATAGACCCAGAACTCAGGTCACAGGTAATTCTATTATTAAAAGAATTTaaagattgcttcgcatgggattaTAATGAAATGCCTGGATTGAGCAGGGAATTGGTCGAATTAAAATTGCCAATACAAGCTGGCAAGAAACCAGTAAAGCAAACACCTCTACGTTTTGCGCCAGCAATAATGTCGAAGATAAAGGAAGAGGTCGAACGACATCTTAAGATCAAGTTCATAAGAACTGCAAGGTACGTTGAATGGTTAGCGAACATAGTACCAGTTGTGAAAAAGAATGGGAAGCTAAGGGTATGCATTGATTTTAGAGATCTAAATGCTACTACCCCAAATGATGAGTATGCCATGTCGATAGCAGAAATGTTAATCGATTCAGCGGCA GCAGGAGATTTCCTTGGCTTTGTAGTGCATAAAAAAGGTATAGAAGTCAACCAAAGCAAGACCAAAGCCATTATGGATATTAAACCTGCATCGACAAAGAAAGAACTTCAATCTTTAATAGGGAAGgtaaatttcttaaggaggttTATATCTAACTTAAGTGGAAAGACGAAGGCGTTCTCACCACTACTTCGACTGAAGAACGAAGACTTCATCTGGAAAAGTCAGCATCAAGAGGCTTTCGACAGGATCAAAGAATATCTGACAAAACCTCCAGTATTGGCACCACTTGTCAGAAGCAGGCCCATGAGGCTGTACATTGCAGCCTCGGAATCGACTATAGGAAGTATGTTAGTTCAAGAAAATGATAACGGTGTCGAAAGACTGCTGTACTACCTTAGTCGAATGTTAAATGATCCTGAAACTAGGTATAGTGATATAGAAAAACGATGCCTGTgtctgtatttctcttgtatgaaGTTAAAGCAATATATAAAACCAGTTGATGTGTATGTTTCTTTGCATTCTGATATTATTAAGcacatgttgtctaaaccaatttttcatagtcgaattggtaaatgggcattAGCATTAACTGAATATTCCCTAACATATGCTCCTCTGAAAGCAATGAAAGGGCAAGTGGTAGCAGACTTCCTGGTCGACCATTCTATGGTTGAAGTTCCTCAAAATAATGTCGACTTGGCACCTTGGAAATTGTACTTCGATGGGTCCAGTCACAAAAATGGAACGGGTATTGGAGGAATCATAATTTCTCTAGATGGAATTCCAGCAGAGTTCAAGTACTCAATAGCTGGCACGTGTACCAACAATGAGGCTGAATATGAAGCCTTAATAACTGGACTTGAACTGCTGCTAGAATTGGGGGCAAGGAATGTCGAAATTATGGGAGAATCTGAGTTGGTAGTAAAGCAAGTCTCCAAGGATTACAAATGCGTTAAAGAAAATCTAATCAT GCAAGAAAATCAAGAAGCCAATGATCTAGCTCAAGAGGCGTCAGAATATAAGAGAGGCGGCGATGAAGAGCCTGTTCAGGTGAGAGAAAAAATTCGAGCAACTGTGCTATCCCCCTCAGACTTATCTGTGATAAAATTAGGGGTTGTCGACGCCGAAAATTTCGAGATTTTTACAGTCGATAACGGACAGGAAAATGATTGGCGTAAACCATTGGTGGCATATTTACGAAACCCTACACGTTCGACAGATCGGAAAATCAAGTACAAGGCTCTTAGTTTCGTCTTGTTggaaaatgaaatatttaagaaGACATCTGAAGGAGTATTGCTCAAGTGTCTAGGAGATAGCAAAGCTTATCTGGCCGTGTCGAATGTACACAGCGGAGCCTGTGGAGCACATCAAGCTGGCCATAAAATGAAGTGGACTTTAATGCGTTCGGAAGTTTATTGGCcctcgatgttaaaagattgcatagagttcgcaAAAGGATGTCAAGAGTGTCAGATGCACGGGGGCATCCAACACGTCCCTGCAAGCGAATTGCACGCTATTGTAAAGTCGTGGCCATTCAGAGGGTGGGCTTTAGACGTAATCGGGGAAATAAAATCAGCTTCGTCGAAACAGTAG